CAATCACAGTACGATTTGATCGACACGACACGACACACGACGCATCTGTGAATCCGGCTTTATTAGGACTATTTCAAAGaggtttagttaaaaatgtgttatttttttaaattgtatatggtaatgtaaatcataaatttaaaatgtgttggtatttttttaaattttaaatgcaaagtaaattatatagaattctTGTCGTCAAATACCGAGAGCCGTTTGGGAATTTAAGTATTCGTGTAACGCTGTTTGACGGGAGTTGTTTGGGAACCAACGTTCAACGGGTTGCATATTAGATTAATGAAGTGAAATATTTAGGCTAATtccacttaaaaataataaaatacggtACTATACGGTTTGATCGTccattatcatttattagttatgaacattacattaacattataatttatatataaacattatgaaCCAgaactaaaacataatttttatgtagattcgccaaaaatatttcgtttaattttaatcaatattaaattatagtaatttttacatttgttaatatttctttaaatattttaatactgatCTATTAAATagattacaaatttacaaatgttgtcttattataataaatatttttttttatattctgtttatTCTTGTTTAATCTTTACTAGGTACTGATCATTTTAtccattgattttttttttacgtttattatAGATCGCAAGAAAAGTTACCTTCACGCCCATAGCACGGTAAACGGTCACATTGTACGGtccattatttaaaatgtataacgtgGAAAACGTCAAGAAAaaactaatagttaatattcgataaaatcaatattggttttttttgtgtaatatactgaagaacgaataaccgtagatacttgtaATTGTCaccatgtttatattagcattttctgtaagtaggtacatcgtacataatattttgaagttttttgtgctatttatagttatatggATTTGAGACCTAAtcaaagtttataaaatgttcaatttttatagctaaaaattcaaaatttaaagcACAGTTTCTTAGTAGGTAGTTTATActgtaatcaaaaattaaaaaataaataaactcagtttttattttatagatatttaaattcaaatttggacgaaattagatatgtaaacatttaaacgaagtataacgattttagttattttattgtgatttaaaaatattattagtggcCACGAATACTTGAAAAtgaatgtgtattatattttatatatttacacaggTACATAATGACAATTTCAAACAcatatttttggcaaaaatgtatttactgcttattactaaataggtacctactaagtactaatagtaaaataaattacattaatagcaataatataatatacctaatatacctataacggATAACGGATAACGGATAACggataacggatccttaaaTCTCATTCCGCGGGTCGATGTGGAGAGCCCTACTGAAAACCCGACTTTGCTaaacgcccgaacggtatcagtgcccatcgagctttgtggcgtgcgtccCGCTGTTGCGCGCGGGTTTCCttcgcgtgctcgcgctcgccggccgcgcgcccgcgacttatgtggatggcctcgcggagACTGTGGAAGTAGCGCTTTAGTAGAAGGGGAGAAATTTgtctgggtcgaatccagcgctcgccgacgcggatcaGCGAGACCCAACGATCTACCTCATacgagagtagccggcgggggaccgtcggcctggcgccagggcgccccgaagcaacccgtcggagggacgcGACCGCGTCACCAAGGCGTGAAGTAGCCGCCCTCGGGAGaaatggctaaaggtgtaacaacccccgggggaatggtcttatactccccgtcacacagtggtttacaataactaatatacctataggtactttgtGATATAGGCTAATAAAcagttttcactcagaatcgtttttgtttGCAAAATCACAATGATTTACCATTGAATTCAGAACGAGAGTTTTCTTTTGATTTAAAGTCTGGGTGAATCATAGACCTATTAAGAAATGGACTGCGCGTTCCCTATAGTAACCATATGTTTGACGATCTGAACACGAGTGAGAGAGACAGACTATAACTTACCCCGAATGTGGAAgaaacaataaaatagtttatttttctaaggcttgataagaaatattttaactgaTAAGAgtgataaacaataattataaattgatttggTACTTTTCAAGTTGTAAACTTTAACTTCgaagaaaaacatatttcactatttgaGTACATCATTACACAAAACTTATAAGCCAACCAAAATAAAGAATTAgatcttattttaaaaaaacaatacattttaaaacccaataaaaaagtattaaacttAACGAtgactacctatattttaactatttattagtCTGAATACATTGATGTAAATACTCGacctaattactaattttttttaatttttcaattatatgtaaatgtaactatattttaatggcGACACTAGTTatagtacatatttaaattgacaatgtcagttttaaatttttttagttttatttttctataaaataaatatcaataaaactttatttgttgggtaaaaaagcgtgaacatttaatataaggctcctgatatatcgttctaatagcagttgaaaaatattaaaaatacataggcacaatttttttttataagcatttaaagttcaaatttataatttaataattattttgtagttaaaaatttataaaatgttcaacttttatatctaaggattgaaaattgaaaacaaggctccgcgtaaataggttatttataaattactttatttacaataatatcatcaaatatacttggtaatatcataggctgactgaccgttttcgctcagaatcgtttttcttatacaatgatattttatcattgaattcaaatttaacaacatccattacagtgacccatttgttacttactcaccttttttcttttgaaatttaatatttgaaaatttaatacaagattccacataagcttgtctacctttatcgaaaATAAGAAAAGTCTaccggaaagtaaaattaattttttatgaacgattgaagttcaaatttttacaatattggataccTATTGActtgatttctcgtgtaacgattttcttattttgttgtaattcaaaaatgaataactgaaGATAGGtaattgaaatttacaccatatgtttattttatcaatacctTTACTTGAAagaatgttcaaaatattatgactcgttttgagctgtttgacgtcattttcactttttaatttttttagttgttcattcaaaaaatgtcaataaaatattattggtttggtcaaaaagcttgaaaaagtaatgtaaggatcctagtatattgttatattagcagttgaaaaataataaaaatacctacatacgcaaggttttttataagcttttaaagctCAAATGttgatatcatttattaaattgaaaatttacaaattattttttgttaaaaatgtataaaaggttcaaattttatagctaaggattgaaaatttaaaaaaggttacACTTAAGTAGTTTATAGagtaactaaaaaatctaaaaaatatacataaacaaagtttttttatggttattttaagttaaaatttggacaaaatttcatataaatagtacaagtaggtaataacaatataaatataatataaaatgttctagACTGACAAACAGGATCAATAttaccagtagttttcaaaagcgccgggaaaaacgggaatttttatgcaaaattagtttttgataaACTCTAAAACCAATGACTATTGttacacattttcaaaatattttgatgtgttttgaactatttacggacattttcaatatacatttttttttttagttttttttttctataaatgttaatacaattatattcgttgggtcaaaaagcttgaaaatgtaatacaaagctcctaataatatattgtgacaatggtatttgaaaaatattaaaaatacatttttacagttttttttttattagcatttagaTAAGATGAAAATTAAAGAGAATTTTTTTATGGTAGCGGTGGGCGCATATTCTCAAACTTTCCTTAGGCGTCAGATGAGCTTCTAACATGGTTTTGTGGGCAACTAAATTAAAACTAGAAGTGGGGGTTTAGGACaacgtattaaaaattatgaaagtaTCAAACGAATGTCCATGTCATTAAATACATTGCACTAATTTACAACACAAAAAGTTCTCCACGATGTCTTCGTTAGCAACTAGGTATGCGTATAAAAACCAAAAGTTGTGCTTGTCCACTTATGTCAGTAGACTCGtctaattgtaaattgtaatgcaaATAATGGAGACTGGAGAGTCACGAGATTGTTGCAATACTTGTTCTTCTACTTCATTTTCATAAaacattcaaaattcaaattaatatttagcaATAAGTAAGCCAATAACAATGAgaaatttgtcatttttacacACCAAAATCCTAGGATATTGTGtacactttttataaatataacaataggtATGTAACTCATTTTATACCACATCCAGGAGcacatattatgatacatgTGAAATTCAATTATTCATTGATACACAACATTTGTATGAGATAAGACACATAAAAACTTcagtaacattttaaatttcttggATATATGCATCAATCAAattgtgtatctactgtaaagtTAGTATGTCTAGATAAtagtaaaacattaatattaatagtgataggtattttataaataaatgaacctTGTTATGTAACAGCtccaaaaatgattttaatacaaaataattataatattaataacaaatgttTCCAAATAATCTATAAcagacaaataatataaaacacaagaACCCAAAATAAGATTAtcgactttaaattttaaaaacaaatgacaACCAatcatctaatattatattagaatcttcaattaatataaatattatagaagcaGAAGAGTTTGCTTAATTAAAAAGGaggcaaatatttatatactaaaaagtatatacgagtactattattatatgaaggtcactaattgtttttattacccTGTATATTACaagataatatgttttaataatatataatacatcaatcaataaaataatacttattattaatattccatTATTCATTATCTAGGGACTCTCTCCATCTAACTGAAGATTATATTGGCCTCGTTCCTCTTTATTTTAGACGCAAATTAACCGATATAATGTTTGTCTATgatcttattaattataatattctgtgtTTTGAGTTATTGCCTGAAATTGGTTTTCGAATTCCATATCTTattaccaaggctgggcattaatgagttaaaaagttaaagttaagttaaaaagttaaaataaaattaaatttttaacttaactagttacttttggcttttcattaactgaACTGTTagcttactaaatttctttcttaattaacttAAATGGAAATACTGAATGAAGaataaacactatatcctataatttagttttgagttggaaaaaattaagtacgctagcgttgtataaacaaattaacttttttttaacttaataaaaagttaacaaaaagtgtgtattaacttttaatttgactgagttaacctatagttaaattaacttttaactttttgttattggtgcatattaacttaacttaactgagtcaaaaaaaattattaacttaccCAGCATTGCTAATTACACGTAATTCAGATTTATTTGTAGTTCCTCATTATAAAACGAATAGTGAACCAATTCTTTTATGCATCGAGCTTTAATTTTagctaatacaatttgtatgtatttagatatatttctTCTCTCTCGCAACTGTTTTAAAAGAGaatctatgttattattaaccccccccccctcccaataTATACCCCTGATTGTActataaattttactttttaggaaAAAAGctcgtatgtatttttaaaagtattattgtgtacggtatacctacaaacttgtaaattgtaaaacgattttatattatatgcattttattataatagacacATATCATAGACTCTTCactgttatttgttttactGGTGAGTattagataacatattatttaatgataatcaTATTGATTGTATATACCtgaatatttattagtaaatactcGAAAAGCCATTTtatgacaataatacaaaaaacaaaaactaatagTGAACGAGCCTGACATTTGTTAGATAGGCAATTCAACTTACGCGCTTGGATGTGCTAAGATGGGCAGTCTTATATACGACAACAGTATTGAGTATAGGGAATTTACGAAATGCAATGATCACAGAGCACACACAAGATCGGactaaatcattaaaatttaaaccgttattataaaatagaacatgatttgtaaaatcaatgctaAAATTAATACTACGATCTACGGAAGTCTGGTGATACAGTCGTTGGTCTACGATCTACAGTAAGCAAATTTCAAGTTGCAACGATGACCAAGATTACCTGGGCAGGCCTCTCACACAACTCGAGACAATTTCAGGCGAGCTCATTCTGTATCAAACTCTTAGCACTGATATCGATATAGCCATAGAGCGATAGACaccgattatataatatatataatagtagacagtgaaacctctaaatacTGGACACTCTCGGTCACTGAAATTTTGTCTGCTGTTCAAAGGGTTCAGTGTGAATAGGGTCAtggtataaatactaaataggtaataggctaatagcttaaaatttatctaaatattttgaaaatgtaattatttatatattattagtcaaacttgttatgttatttcaaaaatgggaataatttgtttaatggaATGTAATATGTCTACAGGCTGTTATGTGTTAAGATGTATTGTGTAACACTATAACATTAAGAGGATGTCGTACCCGAATGATTTGTCTCACACGTACAACATGTCAAATTTTCTTTCaacagtttcaatagtgtgcttttagttttgatattagagtgaattgacctattataaaatttaaaggcaaAGTATTTATCTAGGGCTCCACATGGgctttttttgatataattatttttaagtaagttataaCCTTTTTGAaacgaaacattttaaaatgatcataaataacttaaatatagtATCAATAAAAGCCTAAATTGGGccctatgtaataatattgactttacattttataatagaccaattcactctaatattaaaaataacagcaCACTATTAAAACTGGTGAACGAATATTTGCTATGTCGCacatgtgtaagacggagaccacACATGCGGCATATGAAATCCTCTTAAAAAAACACCGATATTAGAAAATTTAACTTGCTGATTTTATTTCTCCGGAaaactatgaattataatatcaatatatgtacaataaaattaaatatgtttattatgtatttccattacttattagttatttaatttaattatatactcttaatagttaaatatgttGGCAAATTTTACAGGAACTCTGATTTATATGGTTACATAATTGCTACATaccataatttacataattacatgttacaattaaataattttagacttcagttatttgtaaacataaatttaaagaaaaacgtttttaaaaatctaaaccattattgaaatattgtctatgtttgataaaatatttgtaattagtCTTTAATTTAGAATggttatttactttttactagAACCTAAAactttgtataaatatacattttgaatagactatagaaagttttaattagtttaagttATGGtacttttgtttaaaaacatatttgtatcCCAGAaccttaacaatattataatatttattgtactagGTAGCTGTATTACCCGACTTCACCCgagaaaaaatgaataaaccTAAAATGCGGTGCTACGTATATCGGCGTATCTCGATAATAGATAAGGTCATAAAGAAAGTACATTTGAACTAATCGTTTAGTACCTAATGTAAAAGTCGAAACTAAATTTTTTGATCGCCCAATTCATGTATTTCATATTAaccattgtataaaaataaattgatcagTATTTTCCATAGAACtcttatgtatttaatattaaaactatttttgtaacaaaatgtatattaatttgtagtttttaatttcGGTCAGTCTTTATTTACGGCAGAGTGCGTAAACGATTAAGtatattcaacatattttgttaagttAGGTATTGCTTTTTCGTATTTATCAACTACGcccggtattttttttttttaccggatGTGTACTTAAAGATTTGTCAACTAGCTTTTGACATGAATACATGATTATAcgtgaatattttttatgataaatgtatattatgataaattattatttttataccacagtaaaatatttgttttaaacgatACTTAAATATGGTTGGACTATTGATACTCGGTTAAATACACTGTTgaaccgtcaccgctcagaatgatttttcttattcaatgatacttacctacctttttatattttattttgagttctataaaaatgttgaaccagtttaataataataatgttactgatgatgttaaaaaatatatgaaaagagCTCTTATCTATGCaccattcaataaaaaataaatatccaatACAAATGTCGCtgacaattaattttttgttatattttatttaaatgtgtaaaaaaatgtttttatttttaagttgaataatatgcatattataatgatattaagtacagaggtaatatatatatatcataaaactataatagatttattaaattaaattaaattaagatttataataataaaataatattaaacataatgcaaataataatcAGGGAAGAAAAACCAAGAAGGATGACGATATTTTTCTGTGGTCGTACTTGTTGTAGTTGTAGTAGGACTTTGGGTGGTAGTTGTTGTTGATGGCTGACTGGTCGTTGTTGATGGATGACTAGTAACTGGAAATTCTGGGTATTTTGTaccattgtaaaatattttggccTTTCTACCTAACAAATATATGTACAAAGACCCATCAGGCCAATATCGATATCCCTCAGGGATGACTGGCAGTTCATCCTTTGCCAGAAGATTCGATAAGCCATTACACTGGCGTACATTAAATTCTTCTCCTATTACCGGCTTGCTAATCACCATCCGGATTATTCTAAGGGATCTATCGTCTTCGTCATGCACATCGTACAACTGTGGACAGAACGGAAAAATACAGTGATAGAGAGCAAGAAAGTTAATTAAccatatctaatatttattaaatatttaattataagtacaCTGCAGAAATCCACCCGCAATCTCCATTTACAAACGTCGATGACACAAGTTTTAGGCCTGCAGATTTCACTATAAGATTACCGAGTATAGTTGTTGGATTGGTGTTGGTTgtgtattagataatattataattaacattataaattctttttattaaaaaatagatataatatatgaatcgtCAAACCGTTTAAtagcatttatttatatatttacttatttattttagatttaacgGGCACAAGCCCAATTACATATagtaacaatttattacaatcgTTTGTTagaacagtttttaaaaaaaaacagtgaaacaatatacaataattagtaCTTATAGCTGAGAATGGATTTACATTAATTCTTAAATGAgttaatgtttgaatttattGATAGTTTTCATAATTCTGTTATGGGGTGttatttgtatagttatttatttaattactaagatataaagtatttatataatggaTAAACGACTTAAGAAAACATGACACTCAATATTACCGTTGAGAAGCTTGCATGagaaatataaatctaatagtAAAAGACGCTGATCAAGTATTTCAAGAGAAAGATTCGTTAATATTGGGGTGTACAAAGAATGCAGAATTGAATAttctcaattttataaatattaacagatGTGTATtgagacaaaataataattattaatatcctaTTCcttgataatacattttttatattattatctaagtaCACCAGCGTTTCTCAACCTTTTTCATTTACCACTCACCACTGCTTTACGTACCCCCAAATGTCAATTTATCGTATAATTACACACAACACAAATAAGATATTATGAGATAAGTTCGATGAtggaaaatttggaaataatatttattaattaatttaatttgcatgctccataatatgaaatatccaatgtatgtgtataatatatatatatatgaaaataatataaaaatggttaatagatttttaatagaCAAATGAATGACAATGTATTGAACAACGTTACCGTAACCCGATTAGATAAAGTCCTGTgccacattattaaatatttccgCCATTACGCTTTTTTTTCACGTACCTCTCATACCTACGTGTACCACAGGTCGAGAAACGCTGAAGTACGCCAATAATAAGTATCTATTATATCACCAACCACCAGCGTAAAAACGAAAAacctataatagataatatgtcGTATGTATATAAGAATGATCTTTAATCACATGTGTCTCCCTCTCACCTCAGGCACTGGATGAATAATCAAAATTGTTGCACGAGTtcacctactataataatatacaatataaaataacacgtaggtaaatatagtatacttacGGCACATCTGTGTGATCgtgttttggttttattttgcaTTGACCCTGCAGTATGTTCCAGAAGTGATATATATTGCCAGCCCATTTCAGATTCGTCTCTATTGGTCGGCCCGTCATGTTTCGACAAACACTCAAACATGAAGTGGTCCATATCTGATAGTGGCACAGAGAATAACAGAACAAAATAAACATGagtatgataaatgtttttgatcGGAATATTTTTTGTTAGCACAAGAAATATTTAGTGTTATTTTAATCAGCACGTTTGCGTGAGTTTTTACACCCGtgattttttacaatagttataaattataatacctacatttatactctctaatatatattatgtacctaatattaatatagtagttACACCTATAGGAATATGTGTGCAAAGCGCAAGTTAATTTCATGATGTTATCATACAAACATACTATAGATTATAGAATAACAGTAGGGTGAAATGGCCGATTCCTATGACCCCCCGCTTCaccaccaccccccccccccaatactGCGCTTGATCGCGCTTGATCGCGCTTGATAACCCCCCGCCTCACCTCCAAACAATTCCACGGCAACGTTGGCCACGCTTGATAACCCCCCGCCACACCTCCTACCGTAACATACATCATCACCACCCCACCCCGCCCATATCTCGGCAACGTTGGCCGCGCTTGATAACCCCCCGCCACACCTCCTACCATCACATACATCATCACCACCCCACCCCGCCCGTACTTCGGTAACGTTGATCACGGTGGATAACCCCCCCGCCTCACCTCCTACCAATACCACGGCGGCCGCGCTTGATAACCCCCCGCCACACCTCCTACCATCACATACATCATCACCACCCCACCCCGCCCGTACTTCGGTAACGTTGATCACGGTGGATAACCCTCCGCCGCAACTCCTACCAATACTTCGGCAACGTTGGCCGCGCTTGATAACCCCCCGCCTCACCTCCTACCATCGCTTACGTCATCACCACCCCACCATGCCCATATCTCGGTAACGTCGATCGCGGTGAATAGCCCCCCGCCTCACCTCCTACCATACATACATCATCACCACTCCAACCCGCACATATCTCGGTAACGTTGATCGCGGTGGATAACCCCCCGCCTCACCACGACACAAACCACACCACCCACCAATTAGACGCTCACCGCGCGGCGGCCGCCCCGTCCGTCACGTGCTCTGTCCGTCACGCGTgtatatttggaaaaataaaaattattacaagtttgtgtatatgtgtgtgtttaaGATACACTCTGGTGTACAACGTTTGATTTAGCGATTAGTTTTTTCgtatgtaactatataataagaaaactgtatactatttttgtatgtatgtatgtatgtatgcatgcaTGTGTGTGTATGAGCGTTCTTATCTCATATGTATTCGAATGAATAAAGGACTGGGcggcttgtttgtatactatatggaatactggaatcgtgtgtatgtatgtgtgtgtgtgatgtgataagaatgtatgtatctatgcatgTATGCTTAtatgtatgataaggtatataatatatatgttaagcttgtgtgtgttgtaaatattattattgtaatgtctTTGGAAATATGGAATTCTTCCaggatatattttgtattgttaggttatattattcaataaagaaTCATTCGTTTTTTTGCACTTATGCGTTCAAGTTGTGCTCTATACCTCTCTAAAACATAACAATGGCGACGAAGTAGAGTAAGGAAACCACGTGtcaaaatgaaatttaatttgttttaagtgcgtaatattaatttaaaacgcttagtgtttaaaataaaaagtgttatAATGAGTCGTTCAAACATTAACAGTGCAACTACGCAGGCTTCTAGTGGTAGCGGTAGGGGTAATGGTAACATTAGCAAAGGGCAAATTAATGGCACCATTTCCgaatttaatttgaaagttGACGACTTCAGTTCGTGGATTGAACGCTttgaattgtatgtattattaaatgaaattaattctCACAAAAAGAAATTAATGTTCTTAACACTTTTGGGCAATGACGGTTATGTATTAGTCAGAGATCTTTGTACTCCATTTAAGCCAGTAGATAAAAGTTACGACACACTAAAAGAAAtgttatctaattatattaatcctaAACCTAATGTTCTAACTGAACGTTACAAGTTTAAGGAGAGAAAACAAGGTTCAGAAGAAACAATAAGTCAATTTGTGACTGCATTAAAAAAGCTTTCACAGTATTGCAAATTTGGTAATAATTTGGATGATTCATTGAGAGATCAAGTTGTTTACGGTATCAGGgataacaacataaaaaaacGTTTAATGTCTGAACCGGAGTTAACATTTAGAAAAAGTGTTACACTTTGTTTGTCAATGGAAGCAGCGAACAATGATGTGTCTCATTGGGAAAAACAGGAATTGAATTATCAGCGAGGAATGAAGTTTAAGCAAAACAGACAACCATGGGGACAAGGGAAGTCAAGGAAAGCACACAGATCAGATTCAATGCCAAATAATCAAAAGGATTCAACGAACAATTCAAGTCATGGCCGTAAAactgtttgtttttgttgtgGTAAAGCAGGTCATACAAAACCATTTTGTAAGTATAAGCATTTAACATGTACTAAATGTTCTAAAGTAGGTCATTTAATTAAAGTTTGTAAAGCTAAAAGTAAAGCTGGTAATGTTAATATACTAGAAGagtctaatattttaaatgattt
This genomic window from Metopolophium dirhodum isolate CAU chromosome 1, ASM1992520v1, whole genome shotgun sequence contains:
- the LOC132953614 gene encoding ribosomal RNA large subunit methyltransferase E-like — translated: MYGCAYIGNEILPMFHLWLERPDQKFGHGNCDNTQNMDHFMFECLSKHDGPTNRDESEMGWQYISLLEHTAGSMQNKTKTRSHRCALYDVHDEDDRSLRIIRMVISKPVIGEEFNVRQCNGLSNLLAKDELPVIPEGYRYWPDGSLYIYLLGRKAKIFYNGTKYPEFPVTSHPSTTTSQPSTTTTTQSPTTTTTSTTTEKYRHPSWFFFPDYYLHYV